In Sphingomonas sp. R1, a single genomic region encodes these proteins:
- the lptB gene encoding LPS export ABC transporter ATP-binding protein yields MPLPDRGLAVVSIAKSYDKRTVLTDVSVSVGRGEVVGLLGPNGAGKTTCFYSVMGLVKPDSGRIMLDGEDITRLPMYRRAILGLGYLPQETSIFRGLSVEKNISAVLELAEPDRDARQARLDELLDEFGLTRLRTSPAMALSGGERRRAEIARALAANPTIILLDEPFAGIDPISIADIRDLVKQLKQRGIGVLITDHNVRETLEIVDRGYIIYDGRVLFAGSPDDLVRDENVRRLYLGESFSL; encoded by the coding sequence ATGCCGTTGCCCGATCGTGGGCTGGCCGTGGTGTCGATCGCCAAGTCCTATGACAAGCGCACGGTCCTGACCGACGTATCGGTATCGGTCGGGCGCGGCGAGGTTGTCGGCCTGCTCGGTCCCAACGGTGCCGGCAAGACGACGTGCTTCTATTCGGTGATGGGGCTGGTGAAGCCCGACAGCGGTCGCATCATGCTCGACGGCGAGGACATCACCCGGCTGCCGATGTATCGCCGCGCGATCCTCGGGCTCGGCTATCTGCCGCAGGAAACCTCCATCTTCCGTGGCCTCAGCGTCGAGAAGAACATTTCCGCCGTGCTCGAGCTCGCCGAGCCGGACCGCGATGCGCGTCAGGCGCGGCTGGACGAGCTGCTCGACGAGTTCGGCCTCACCCGCTTGCGTACCTCGCCTGCCATGGCGCTGTCCGGCGGCGAGCGGCGACGTGCCGAAATCGCCCGGGCGCTTGCCGCGAACCCGACGATCATCCTGCTGGACGAGCCGTTCGCCGGCATCGACCCGATCTCGATCGCGGACATTCGTGACCTGGTGAAGCAGCTCAAGCAGCGCGGCATCGGCGTCCTGATCACCGATCATAACGTCCGCGAGACGCTCGAAATCGTCGACCGCGGCTACATCATCTATGACGGCCGCGTGCTGTTCGCCGGCTCCCCCGACGATCTGGTGCGCGACGAGAATGTGCGTCGCCTCTATCTCGGCGAAAGCTTCTCGCTCTAA
- the rpoN gene encoding RNA polymerase factor sigma-54, with protein sequence MSLAPRLDLRQSQSLVMTPQLQQAIKLLALSNLEIETFIAEEVERNPLLDAGGGDDGPPEPMGDAEEFELRDGPADASELILGGGEASGEAALDVDLAAEAFHHDSASDMIGGLDGSLGLNSGSGSASEDGPDLDSLGTGDLSLADHLLAQAGSAVAGPDLFIAQHLIDQIDECGYLTVPLREIAERLNVPLARAESVLGIIQTFDPTGVGARDLAECLALQAKEADRYDPCMARLIDNLELVARGDLGRLRRICNVDDEDLADMIRELRSYDPKPGCRYGGDPVPAVTPDIFVARRGNGWAVEINAATLPRLLVNRAYYAEVSGGKQDKASKAWLTDMLASANWLVKALDQRQRTIIKVASEIVKQQEGFFLKGVAHLRPLTLRQVADAIEMHESTVSRVTSNKYLSCARGLFELKYFFTSAIQSADGGEAVSAEAVKSAIKTLIAGEDPKKILSDDTLVELLNAKGFDIARRTVAKYREAMGIGSSVQRRRQKALEGAG encoded by the coding sequence ATGAGTCTCGCGCCACGCCTCGATCTGCGGCAGTCGCAATCGCTGGTGATGACGCCGCAACTCCAGCAGGCGATCAAGCTGCTGGCGCTGTCTAATCTCGAGATCGAGACCTTCATCGCCGAGGAAGTGGAGCGCAACCCGCTGCTCGACGCGGGCGGCGGGGACGATGGTCCGCCCGAGCCGATGGGCGATGCGGAAGAGTTCGAACTCCGTGACGGCCCTGCCGATGCCAGCGAACTGATCCTCGGTGGCGGCGAAGCCTCGGGTGAGGCGGCACTCGATGTGGACCTCGCGGCCGAGGCCTTCCACCATGATTCGGCCAGCGACATGATCGGCGGACTCGATGGCAGCCTCGGGCTGAACAGCGGCAGCGGCAGCGCTTCGGAGGATGGCCCGGATCTCGATAGCCTGGGGACCGGAGACCTGAGCCTCGCCGATCACCTGCTCGCCCAGGCGGGATCGGCCGTGGCCGGGCCGGACCTGTTCATTGCCCAGCATCTGATCGACCAGATCGACGAGTGCGGCTACCTCACCGTGCCGTTGCGCGAGATCGCCGAGCGGCTGAACGTGCCGCTCGCCCGCGCCGAGTCCGTGCTCGGCATCATCCAAACCTTCGATCCCACCGGGGTCGGTGCGCGTGATCTCGCCGAATGCCTCGCGCTCCAGGCCAAGGAGGCGGATCGCTACGATCCCTGCATGGCGCGACTGATCGACAATCTGGAGCTCGTCGCGCGCGGCGATCTCGGCCGGCTGCGGCGGATCTGCAATGTCGACGACGAGGATCTCGCGGACATGATCCGCGAGCTCAGGAGCTACGATCCCAAGCCCGGCTGCCGCTATGGCGGCGATCCGGTGCCGGCGGTGACGCCCGACATCTTCGTCGCGCGGCGCGGCAATGGCTGGGCGGTGGAGATCAACGCGGCGACGCTGCCGCGGCTGCTGGTCAACCGGGCCTATTATGCCGAGGTCTCGGGCGGCAAGCAGGACAAGGCGAGCAAGGCCTGGCTCACCGACATGCTCGCCAGCGCCAATTGGCTGGTCAAGGCGCTCGACCAGCGCCAGCGCACGATCATCAAGGTGGCGAGCGAGATCGTGAAGCAGCAGGAAGGCTTTTTCCTGAAAGGCGTGGCGCACCTCCGCCCGCTGACGCTGCGCCAGGTGGCAGATGCGATCGAGATGCACGAATCGACGGTCAGCCGCGTCACCAGCAACAAATATCTGAGCTGCGCGCGCGGCCTCTTCGAACTGAAATATTTCTTCACTAGCGCGATCCAGTCGGCCGATGGCGGCGAGGCGGTTTCGGCCGAGGCAGTGAAGAGCGCGATCAAAACCCTGATCGCAGGCGAGGATCCCAAGAAGATCCTGTCCGACGACACGCTGGTCGAACTGCTTAACGCCAAGGGCTTCGACATCGCGCGCCGGACGGTGGCCAAATACCGCGAGGCGATGGGGATCGGCAGCTCGGTGCAGCGCCGACGGCAAAAGGCACTCGAAGGAGCGGGTTGA
- a CDS encoding endonuclease/exonuclease/phosphatase family protein — protein MRRFWGWVTALAALCAGAPALAQDTLTVMSLNIRYPNPGDGANVWEKRRDLTIATIRVAAPDLIGTQELYQRQGDDIVRALPHYGWFGTDRYGGHSDEHMGIFYRRDRLKMVEHGQFWLSETPEKPGSMSWGIDLPRLVNWAVFETRDGRRFRFYDTHFPHRDQDEAAREQAARLLAARIAEAPKDQPVILTGDFNTVDSSAAHRALTEGLADAWLAQVNRQGPSFTFHDFTGRGDRRIDWILTRGFAVAEVATVATHRGAVFPSDHYPVVARVRFDR, from the coding sequence ATGCGGCGGTTCTGGGGTTGGGTGACGGCGCTTGCCGCGCTGTGCGCGGGCGCGCCGGCCTTGGCGCAAGACACGCTGACGGTCATGAGCCTCAACATCCGTTATCCCAATCCAGGAGACGGCGCGAATGTCTGGGAAAAGCGCCGCGACCTGACCATCGCAACGATCCGCGTGGCGGCGCCCGACCTGATCGGCACGCAGGAACTCTACCAGCGCCAGGGCGACGACATTGTCCGCGCGCTGCCGCATTATGGCTGGTTCGGCACGGATCGCTATGGCGGCCACAGCGACGAGCATATGGGCATATTCTACCGGCGCGACCGGCTGAAGATGGTTGAGCACGGACAGTTCTGGCTCTCCGAGACGCCGGAGAAGCCCGGCAGCATGAGCTGGGGCATCGACCTGCCGCGGCTGGTCAACTGGGCGGTGTTCGAAACGCGCGACGGTCGCCGCTTCCGCTTCTACGATACCCATTTCCCGCACCGCGATCAGGATGAAGCCGCACGCGAACAGGCGGCAAGGCTGCTGGCCGCGCGAATCGCCGAGGCGCCCAAGGACCAGCCGGTGATCCTCACCGGCGACTTCAATACCGTCGACAGTTCGGCTGCGCACCGTGCGCTGACCGAGGGACTGGCGGATGCCTGGCTGGCACAGGTGAATCGTCAGGGCCCGAGCTTCACCTTCCACGACTTCACCGGCAGGGGCGATCGCCGTATCGACTGGATCTTGACGCGTGGCTTCGCCGTAGCGGAGGTCGCAACGGTGGCGACGCATCGTGGCGCGGTGTTTCCGAGCGATCATTACCCCGTGGTGGCGCGCGTCCGGTTCGATCGATAG